The proteins below are encoded in one region of Mycobacterium shinjukuense:
- a CDS encoding type II toxin-antitoxin system VapB family antitoxin, translating to MIDIDDDLLARAAKELGTTTKKDTVHAALRAALRASAARSLMNRMAENATGIEDEALVDTMWRDGHPANTA from the coding sequence ATGATCGACATCGATGACGACCTGCTTGCTCGGGCCGCCAAGGAACTCGGTACCACGACAAAGAAAGACACCGTGCATGCCGCCCTAAGGGCCGCGCTGCGAGCCAGCGCCGCCCGCTCGCTCATGAACCGGATGGCCGAGAACGCAACCGGAATCGAGGACGAAGCCCTGGTCGACACAATGTGGCGAGACGGCCACCCAGCGAACACGGCATGA
- a CDS encoding PPE family protein, with amino-acid sequence MDFGALPPEINSARMYIGAGAAPMMAAAAAWNAIAVELSATASSFESVITQLTTEQWLGPASLAMAAAAQPFLAWLTYTAEAAAHAGSQALASAAAYETAFALTVPPAEVAANRALLAALVATNVLGQNTPAIMATEAHYAEMWAQDALAMYGYAASSAAAGMLNPLTTPWQTINPAGLAGQAAAVSQAVAASTVQQVGLGNLIANLPNAVMGLASPVASAAQATGLGGIIQDIEALLGIPFVQNAINGAVNTAAWFVMAGIANAVLLHHVLAGAAPASAEAAAAAVAPAAAGAAGLAPTVTPAGLGGAAVSAGLGEAASVGGLSVPASWSTAAPAMTSGATALEGSGWAVPEDAGVIAGMPGMAAAAKGAGAYAGPRYGFKPIVMPKQVVV; translated from the coding sequence ATGGATTTCGGAGCATTACCCCCGGAGATCAACTCCGCGCGCATGTACATCGGCGCGGGCGCGGCGCCGATGATGGCCGCGGCGGCCGCGTGGAACGCCATTGCCGTCGAGTTGAGCGCCACGGCATCCTCCTTCGAGTCGGTGATCACGCAGCTGACCACCGAGCAGTGGTTGGGTCCCGCGTCGTTGGCGATGGCCGCCGCGGCCCAGCCGTTCTTGGCCTGGTTGACCTACACCGCCGAGGCCGCGGCGCACGCGGGTTCGCAGGCCCTGGCATCGGCGGCCGCCTACGAGACGGCGTTCGCCTTGACTGTGCCCCCGGCCGAGGTCGCGGCCAACCGGGCCCTGCTGGCCGCACTGGTGGCGACCAACGTGCTGGGTCAAAACACGCCGGCGATCATGGCCACCGAGGCCCACTACGCCGAGATGTGGGCCCAAGACGCGCTGGCGATGTACGGCTACGCGGCCTCCTCGGCGGCCGCTGGAATGTTGAACCCGTTGACCACGCCGTGGCAGACCATCAACCCGGCCGGGCTGGCCGGCCAAGCCGCCGCGGTCAGCCAGGCCGTCGCGGCCAGCACCGTCCAGCAGGTGGGCCTGGGGAACCTGATCGCCAACCTGCCCAACGCGGTGATGGGGCTCGCATCCCCGGTCGCGTCGGCCGCCCAGGCGACGGGGTTGGGCGGAATCATCCAGGACATCGAAGCCCTGCTTGGGATTCCGTTTGTGCAAAACGCCATCAACGGCGCGGTCAACACCGCGGCCTGGTTTGTCATGGCCGGCATCGCGAACGCCGTGCTCCTTCACCACGTCCTTGCCGGCGCCGCACCGGCATCCGCCGAGGCCGCCGCCGCTGCTGTAGCACCGGCGGCTGCGGGAGCGGCGGGATTGGCACCCACGGTGACGCCAGCCGGCTTGGGCGGAGCCGCGGTGTCGGCGGGTCTGGGCGAGGCCGCCTCGGTCGGCGGCCTGTCGGTCCCGGCGAGTTGGTCAACGGCCGCACCCGCAATGACCTCCGGTGCCACGGCGTTGGAGGGCAGCGGATGGGCCGTTCCCGAGGATGCCGGGGTGATCGCGGGGATGCCTGGGATGGCCGCGGCCGCCAAGGGCGCGGGTGCCTACGCCGGGCCGCGCTATGGCTTCAAGCCCATCGTGATGCCCAAACAGGTCGTCGTCTGA
- a CDS encoding TA system VapC family ribonuclease toxin: MIAVDTNILVYAHRRDAEFHAVAAPTVKALAEGRPAWAIPWPCLHEFFAICTHPKIYNPPSTRSQAIAQIDAWLASPTLSVLGEPTGYWDQLKTMLTAGRIVGSMVHDARIAALCASHGVRELWSADRDFGRFSSTLLVRNPLVS, from the coding sequence ATGATCGCCGTCGATACCAACATCCTGGTGTACGCACACCGGCGCGACGCCGAATTCCACGCCGTGGCGGCGCCCACCGTGAAGGCGCTCGCCGAGGGAAGACCGGCCTGGGCGATACCGTGGCCATGCCTGCACGAGTTCTTCGCGATCTGCACGCACCCAAAGATCTACAACCCGCCCAGCACCCGAAGCCAAGCGATCGCCCAAATCGATGCGTGGCTTGCTTCGCCAACGCTGTCCGTGCTGGGTGAGCCGACTGGCTATTGGGACCAACTGAAGACGATGCTCACGGCCGGCAGGATCGTCGGGTCCATGGTGCACGACGCCAGGATCGCCGCACTCTGCGCATCCCACGGTGTGCGTGAATTATGGTCGGCCGACCGGGATTTCGGACGCTTCAGTTCTACGCTGCTCGTGCGAAATCCGTTGGTCAGCTGA
- a CDS encoding SDR family oxidoreductase — translation MSSRDLTGRTAIITGASRGIGLAISQRLAEAGAHVVLTARKQEAAENAAAQVGEGAVGVGAHAVDEDAARACVDLALQRFGSVDILINNAGTNPAYGPLIEQDHARFAKIFDVNLWAPLMWTSLVVKAWMGEHGGAVVNTASIGGMHQAPAMGLYNATKAALIHVTKQLALELSPRIRVNAICPGVVRTRLAEALWKDHEDPLAATIAMGRIGEPVDVAKAVAFLVSDDASWITGETMVIDGGLLLGSAAGFRAQPESAR, via the coding sequence ATGTCCTCACGGGATCTGACCGGCCGTACCGCGATAATCACCGGCGCCTCGAGGGGAATCGGGCTGGCGATCTCGCAACGCCTGGCCGAGGCGGGTGCCCACGTGGTGCTCACCGCCCGCAAGCAGGAGGCTGCCGAAAACGCCGCCGCCCAAGTCGGCGAAGGGGCGGTGGGCGTCGGCGCACACGCGGTCGACGAGGATGCCGCCCGGGCTTGCGTCGACCTCGCGCTGCAGCGTTTCGGCAGCGTGGACATCCTGATCAACAACGCGGGGACCAACCCCGCATACGGTCCGCTGATCGAGCAGGACCACGCTCGCTTCGCCAAGATCTTCGACGTCAACCTGTGGGCGCCGCTGATGTGGACCTCGCTCGTGGTCAAGGCATGGATGGGCGAACACGGCGGCGCGGTGGTCAACACCGCATCGATCGGCGGCATGCATCAAGCGCCCGCCATGGGCCTGTACAACGCGACCAAGGCCGCGTTGATTCACGTCACCAAACAACTGGCGCTGGAACTTTCACCGCGCATCCGGGTCAACGCGATCTGCCCCGGCGTGGTGCGCACCAGACTCGCCGAGGCGCTCTGGAAGGACCACGAGGATCCGCTGGCGGCGACCATCGCGATGGGACGCATCGGTGAACCCGTCGACGTGGCCAAAGCGGTGGCGTTCCTGGTGTCCGACGACGCGAGCTGGATCACCGGCGAGACGATGGTGATCGACGGCGGTCTGCTACTGGGCAGCGCGGCGGGTTTTCGCGCCCAACCGGAAAGCGCACGGTGA
- a CDS encoding thymidylate synthase codes for MPIATPYEDLLRLVLETGATKSDRTGTGTRSLFGQQIRYDLSAGFPLLTTKKVHFKSVVYELLWFLRGDSNVGWLRQHGVSIWDEWASDTGDLGPIYGVQWRSWPTPSGEHIDQISAALELLRTDPDSRRIIVSAWNVGDIPRMALPPCHAFFQFYVADGRLSCQLYQRSADLFLGVPFNIASYAVLTHMMAAQAGLDVGEFVWTGGDCHIYDNHVEQVRLQLSREPRPYPKLFLAQRDSLFDYTYEDIVVKNYDPHPAIKAPVAV; via the coding sequence GTGCCGATCGCGACGCCCTACGAAGACCTGCTGCGCCTGGTACTCGAAACGGGTGCGACCAAATCCGATCGCACCGGCACCGGGACCCGCAGCCTGTTCGGCCAGCAGATCCGCTACGACCTCTCGGCTGGCTTCCCGTTGCTGACCACCAAGAAGGTTCATTTCAAGTCCGTGGTGTATGAGTTGCTGTGGTTTTTGCGCGGCGACTCCAACGTCGGCTGGCTACGGCAGCATGGCGTCAGCATCTGGGACGAATGGGCCAGTGACACCGGCGATCTCGGTCCGATTTACGGGGTGCAATGGCGATCGTGGCCAACCCCGTCGGGTGAGCACATCGACCAGATCAGCGCCGCGCTGGAATTGCTGCGCACCGACCCGGATTCCCGGCGCATCATCGTGTCGGCCTGGAACGTCGGCGACATCCCGCGGATGGCGCTGCCGCCGTGTCACGCCTTCTTCCAGTTCTATGTCGCCGACGGCCGGCTGAGCTGCCAGCTCTACCAGCGCAGCGCCGACCTGTTTCTGGGCGTGCCGTTCAACATCGCCAGCTACGCCGTGCTCACCCACATGATGGCCGCCCAGGCAGGTCTTGATGTCGGCGAGTTCGTCTGGACCGGCGGGGATTGCCACATCTACGACAACCACGTCGAGCAGGTGCGGCTCCAGCTCAGCCGCGAACCGCGGCCGTATCCGAAACTGTTTCTCGCGCAGAGGGATTCCCTCTTCGACTACACGTACGAGGACATCGTCGTGAAGAACTACGACCCACACCCGGCGATCAAAGCCCCCGTCGCCGTATGA
- the vapC21 gene encoding type II toxin-antitoxin system toxin ribonuclease C21, producing MTTRFLLDKSAVYRAHIPAVRHRLEPLMERGLLARCGITDLEFGVSARSREDHRTLGTYRRDALEYVNTPDAVWDRAWEIQEALTDKGFHRSVKIPDLIIAAVAEHHGISVMHYDQDFERIAGITRQPVEWVVPPGTA from the coding sequence ATGACCACTCGCTTTTTGCTCGACAAATCAGCGGTGTACCGCGCTCACATCCCCGCGGTCCGACATCGCTTGGAACCGTTGATGGAACGCGGTCTACTGGCCCGGTGTGGCATTACCGATCTCGAGTTCGGAGTCTCGGCGCGCTCCCGCGAGGACCATCGAACACTGGGCACCTACCGGCGTGACGCGCTCGAATACGTCAACACCCCCGACGCGGTGTGGGATCGCGCATGGGAGATCCAAGAAGCATTGACCGACAAGGGATTTCATCGCTCGGTCAAGATCCCGGACTTGATTATCGCGGCGGTCGCCGAGCATCACGGCATATCGGTCATGCACTACGATCAAGACTTCGAACGCATCGCTGGCATCACACGGCAACCCGTGGAATGGGTGGTGCCCCCAGGAACGGCATGA
- a CDS encoding restriction endonuclease subunit S — MTGVERVEKVRLGDHLDFSNGRASPVRESGGRYPVYGANGVIGYAAEHNARGPLIVVGRVGSYCGSLRYCDSAAWVTDNALVCRAKKPEETRYWYYALLGLGLNRHRAGSGQPLLSQSVLRNVSIPAVAAPDRPRVGEVLGAFDDKIAANDRVIEAAEALMLAIVGQLSEHVPLSSLAKRSTACLDPEKFADRVAHYSFSAFDGGAQPSRVAGRTIRSAKFVLSEPCVLFPKLNPRIPRVWNVTSLPSEMALASTEFVVLRPLGVDTSAVWAALRQPDVLATLRQLVAGMTGSRQRIQPRELLRVRVRDVRRLTAGQAAVIASLGALCHGRRIESARLASCRDALLPLLMSGMDGLPASR; from the coding sequence ATGACTGGCGTCGAAAGAGTCGAAAAGGTAAGGCTGGGGGATCATCTCGATTTCTCCAATGGACGTGCTTCGCCAGTGCGGGAGTCCGGCGGTCGCTACCCCGTCTACGGCGCCAACGGGGTCATCGGATACGCGGCCGAACACAACGCCCGTGGCCCGCTGATCGTCGTCGGCCGCGTCGGTTCGTATTGCGGTAGCTTGCGCTATTGCGATTCCGCTGCGTGGGTAACCGACAACGCGCTGGTGTGTCGGGCCAAGAAGCCCGAGGAGACGCGATATTGGTATTACGCGCTCCTGGGTCTCGGGCTCAATCGACATCGCGCCGGATCGGGACAGCCGCTGCTGAGTCAGAGCGTTCTGCGCAACGTGTCAATCCCGGCCGTCGCCGCGCCTGACCGCCCTCGTGTCGGCGAGGTTCTGGGCGCCTTCGACGACAAGATAGCCGCTAACGACCGGGTCATCGAAGCCGCCGAGGCGTTGATGCTTGCGATCGTCGGGCAGCTCTCTGAGCACGTGCCGTTGTCCAGCCTGGCAAAGAGGTCAACCGCGTGTCTTGATCCGGAGAAGTTCGCTGACCGCGTCGCTCATTACAGTTTTTCGGCATTCGATGGCGGCGCCCAGCCCAGTCGCGTCGCCGGGCGAACGATCAGGAGCGCAAAGTTCGTCCTGTCGGAGCCGTGTGTGTTGTTTCCGAAGTTGAATCCGCGCATCCCGCGAGTCTGGAACGTCACCAGCCTGCCGTCGGAAATGGCGTTGGCAAGTACGGAGTTCGTCGTGCTGCGGCCACTTGGCGTCGACACCTCAGCCGTGTGGGCGGCGTTGCGACAACCCGATGTCCTGGCAACACTGCGGCAACTGGTCGCGGGCATGACGGGAAGCCGCCAACGAATCCAGCCGCGCGAACTCCTGCGGGTTCGGGTGCGCGATGTGCGTCGGTTGACCGCCGGACAAGCAGCCGTGATAGCGAGCCTGGGTGCGCTGTGTCATGGGCGGCGGATCGAATCCGCGCGCCTGGCGTCGTGCCGCGATGCGCTGCTTCCACTGTTGATGTCCGGGATGGATGGTCTACCCGCTAGCCGGTAG
- a CDS encoding dihydrofolate reductase → MTELGLIWAQSTSGVIGRGGDIPWRVPEDLAHFKRVTMGHTVVMGRRTWDSLPPGARPLSGRRNVVLSRQTDFVAPGAQVVGSLEAALTGPETWVIGGAQIYALALPRASRCEVTEVDIDLPRDDGDALAPVLDDTWLAETGEWLISRSGLRYRLHSYYRS, encoded by the coding sequence ATGACAGAGCTGGGCCTGATCTGGGCCCAGTCGACGTCCGGTGTCATCGGCCGCGGCGGCGACATCCCCTGGCGGGTGCCCGAAGACCTGGCCCACTTCAAACGGGTCACCATGGGTCACACCGTGGTGATGGGCCGGCGGACCTGGGACTCCTTGCCGCCCGGCGCCCGGCCGCTGTCCGGACGGCGAAATGTCGTACTGAGCCGCCAAACTGACTTCGTGGCACCCGGGGCCCAGGTGGTCGGTTCACTTGAGGCGGCCCTGACCGGGCCGGAGACCTGGGTGATCGGCGGGGCGCAAATCTATGCGCTGGCCCTGCCGCGGGCCAGCAGATGTGAGGTCACCGAGGTCGACATCGACCTGCCCCGAGACGACGGCGACGCGTTGGCCCCGGTACTCGACGACACCTGGCTGGCCGAGACGGGGGAGTGGCTGATCAGTCGGTCCGGGTTGCGATACCGGTTGCACAGCTACTACCGCTCATGA
- a CDS encoding dienelactone hydrolase family protein, with product MPNITDRVTTPDGSCAVRFFTPDGPGPWPGVVMFPDAGGVRDTFDRMAAKLAGFGYAVLLPDVYYRQGHWQPFDMATAFGDPHERARLMFMIGTLTPDRITRDADAYFDYLAARPEVAGDRFGVCGYCMGGRISVRLAGRLPERVAAVASFHGGGLVTDSPDSPHLLADRMRATVYIGGAQNDPSFTADHAEQVEKALTAADVPHRIEWYQADHGFAVPDNPPYDEAADERHWAAMTEVFGAALAR from the coding sequence ATGCCGAACATCACCGACCGCGTCACCACTCCCGACGGCAGCTGTGCCGTGCGGTTCTTCACCCCCGACGGCCCGGGGCCGTGGCCCGGTGTGGTCATGTTTCCCGACGCGGGCGGGGTGCGCGACACCTTCGACCGGATGGCCGCCAAACTGGCCGGGTTCGGTTATGCGGTGCTGCTTCCCGACGTGTATTACCGCCAGGGCCACTGGCAGCCGTTCGACATGGCAACCGCGTTCGGCGACCCGCACGAGCGGGCGCGGCTGATGTTCATGATCGGCACGCTGACGCCGGACCGGATCACCCGCGACGCCGACGCCTACTTCGACTACCTGGCCGCTCGCCCGGAGGTGGCCGGCGACCGCTTCGGCGTGTGCGGCTATTGCATGGGCGGGCGGATCTCGGTCCGGCTGGCGGGCCGTCTGCCGGAACGCGTGGCCGCCGTGGCGTCCTTTCACGGCGGCGGCCTGGTGACCGACAGCCCGGACAGCCCGCATCTGCTGGCAGACCGGATGAGGGCCACGGTGTACATCGGCGGCGCCCAGAACGACCCGTCGTTCACCGCCGACCACGCCGAACAGGTGGAGAAGGCGCTGACGGCGGCCGATGTGCCGCATCGGATCGAGTGGTATCAAGCCGACCACGGTTTCGCGGTCCCGGACAACCCGCCCTATGACGAGGCCGCCGACGAACGGCATTGGGCGGCGATGACGGAGGTCTTCGGTGCGGCGCTGGCCCGTTAG
- a CDS encoding class I SAM-dependent DNA methyltransferase gives MSPRKKRGPQAPSTRKELKDTLWKAADKLRGSLSASQYKDVVLGLVFLKYVSDAYDERRAAIRAEMAANSPGESQIEDPVDDPEECFGHGAFVVPPNARWKYLAQNANGKPAVGDEPAKNIGQLIDEAMDAVMAANPTLAGTLPRIYHKDNIDQRRLGELIDLFSGARFCRQGEHRARDLMGEVYEYFLANFAHAEGKRGGEFFTPPSVVKVIVEVLAPARGRVYDPCCGSGGMFVQTEKFIDEHNGDPNHISIYGQESVEQTWRMAKMNLAIHGIDNTGLGPRWADTFICDQHPNVPMDYVMANPPFNIKDWARNEVDPRWRFGIPPANNANYAWIQHILSKLAPGGQAGVVMANGSMSSNSNGESDIRAKIVEADLVSCMVALPTQLFRSTGIPVCLWFFAKDKTAGAQGSVDRSGQVLFVDAREFGYMVDRAERALSTEEILRIGETYHAWRGSTSAAVKGLTYEDVTGFCRSVTLTDIKAEDYALTPGRYVGAPDVKDDEEPADRKIARLTTQLRAAFDESARLEKVVREQLKRIDW, from the coding sequence ATGTCGCCGAGGAAGAAGCGGGGGCCGCAGGCCCCGTCGACGAGGAAGGAGCTCAAGGATACTCTGTGGAAGGCCGCCGACAAGCTGCGTGGGTCGCTGTCGGCCAGCCAATACAAGGACGTGGTCCTCGGCCTGGTGTTCCTCAAGTACGTTTCCGACGCCTACGACGAACGGCGTGCAGCGATCCGTGCGGAAATGGCGGCCAACAGCCCGGGCGAGTCTCAGATCGAAGATCCGGTCGACGACCCTGAGGAATGCTTTGGACACGGTGCGTTCGTGGTTCCACCTAACGCTCGCTGGAAGTACTTGGCGCAGAATGCGAACGGCAAGCCGGCGGTCGGTGATGAGCCGGCGAAGAACATCGGTCAGCTCATCGACGAAGCGATGGACGCGGTGATGGCGGCCAACCCGACACTGGCTGGCACGCTGCCGCGGATCTACCACAAAGACAACATCGACCAGCGCCGGCTGGGCGAGCTGATCGACCTGTTCAGCGGCGCGCGCTTTTGCCGGCAGGGTGAGCACCGCGCACGGGATCTGATGGGTGAGGTGTACGAGTACTTCCTCGCCAATTTCGCTCATGCGGAAGGAAAGCGGGGTGGGGAGTTCTTTACGCCGCCAAGTGTGGTCAAGGTGATCGTCGAGGTACTGGCGCCGGCCCGAGGTCGGGTGTATGACCCGTGCTGTGGATCCGGCGGCATGTTCGTGCAGACCGAGAAGTTCATTGATGAGCACAATGGCGACCCCAACCACATTTCGATCTACGGCCAGGAAAGCGTCGAACAGACCTGGCGGATGGCAAAGATGAACCTTGCCATCCATGGGATCGACAACACAGGGCTTGGCCCGCGGTGGGCTGACACGTTCATCTGCGACCAGCACCCGAACGTGCCGATGGACTACGTGATGGCCAATCCTCCGTTCAACATCAAGGACTGGGCCCGCAACGAAGTGGACCCACGTTGGCGCTTCGGTATCCCGCCGGCCAACAACGCAAACTATGCGTGGATCCAGCACATCTTGTCCAAATTGGCGCCCGGAGGCCAGGCTGGGGTGGTGATGGCAAACGGTTCGATGTCCTCGAACTCCAACGGAGAGAGTGACATTCGTGCCAAGATCGTTGAAGCAGATCTAGTTTCGTGCATGGTTGCACTTCCTACTCAGCTATTCCGTAGCACCGGAATTCCGGTGTGTCTATGGTTCTTCGCCAAAGACAAGACGGCAGGCGCGCAGGGGTCGGTTGACCGATCCGGGCAGGTGTTGTTTGTCGATGCACGCGAATTCGGCTACATGGTTGACCGGGCCGAGCGGGCGCTGTCCACCGAAGAGATCCTGCGCATCGGCGAGACCTACCATGCGTGGCGCGGATCAACGTCGGCTGCTGTGAAGGGCCTGACCTATGAGGATGTTACGGGCTTTTGTAGGTCAGTCACGCTGACGGATATCAAGGCAGAGGATTATGCGCTAACACCAGGGAGATATGTGGGTGCACCTGATGTCAAGGACGACGAAGAGCCCGCAGATCGGAAGATTGCGCGGCTAACGACGCAGCTCAGGGCGGCATTCGACGAGTCGGCGCGGCTGGAAAAGGTTGTGCGAGAACAGCTGAAGCGAATCGACTGGTGA
- a CDS encoding type II toxin-antitoxin system VapC family toxin, whose product MIVDTSAIVAIVSGESGAPALKDALERSPNSRMSAPNYVELCAIMQRRDRPEISRLVDRLLGDYGIHIEAVDADQARVAAQAFRDYGRGSGHPARLNLGDTYSYALAQVTGEPLLFRGDDFTHTDIRPACA is encoded by the coding sequence GTGATCGTCGACACGTCGGCCATCGTCGCCATCGTGAGCGGTGAATCGGGCGCGCCGGCGCTCAAGGATGCGCTGGAGCGCTCACCGAACTCCCGAATGTCCGCGCCCAACTACGTCGAACTGTGCGCGATCATGCAGCGGCGGGACCGGCCGGAGATCTCTCGACTGGTGGACCGTTTGCTGGGCGACTACGGAATCCATATCGAAGCCGTCGACGCCGACCAGGCCCGCGTGGCCGCGCAGGCGTTTCGCGACTACGGCCGTGGCAGCGGCCATCCGGCCCGTCTCAACCTCGGCGATACCTACAGCTACGCCCTGGCCCAGGTCACCGGGGAGCCGCTGCTCTTTCGCGGTGATGACTTCACCCACACCGACATCCGACCGGCGTGCGCCTGA
- a CDS encoding PPE family protein, SVP subgroup, giving the protein MSFLTTQPEELAAAAGKLAAIGSAMTAQNAASAAPTTTGVFPAAADEVSALQASLFTAYGTLYQQVSAEATALYEMFVNTLQVSAGTYAATEAANSSAAASPLSGLSSILAAAPGQIPSWLSNLANIVNIGVGNWGSAASDLLALTGGGLVATEVGNEVAAVEAVEGAATAAGGAAALGQAPFAAGLGQASSIGAVAAPPSWVGPAASGTGAGVLQGAGWTAAAPEAGRVTALPGAPALASGTRTRAGFGAPRYGIKPIVMPKPAAV; this is encoded by the coding sequence ATGTCATTCCTGACCACACAGCCCGAAGAGCTGGCCGCCGCGGCGGGCAAGCTGGCCGCCATCGGCTCGGCGATGACCGCCCAGAACGCGGCCTCGGCGGCCCCGACCACCACAGGAGTGTTTCCCGCGGCCGCCGACGAGGTATCCGCGCTGCAGGCGTCGCTCTTCACCGCGTACGGCACCCTGTACCAACAGGTCAGCGCCGAAGCCACGGCCCTGTACGAGATGTTCGTCAACACCCTGCAGGTCAGCGCCGGGACATACGCCGCCACCGAAGCAGCGAACTCGTCGGCGGCCGCGTCCCCCTTGTCTGGCCTCTCGAGCATCCTCGCCGCCGCCCCTGGGCAGATCCCCAGTTGGCTGTCCAATCTCGCCAACATTGTCAACATCGGGGTTGGGAACTGGGGCTCGGCCGCGTCGGACCTGCTCGCGTTGACGGGCGGCGGTCTTGTTGCCACCGAGGTCGGTAACGAGGTGGCTGCCGTCGAAGCCGTCGAAGGAGCGGCGACCGCGGCGGGTGGGGCGGCAGCGCTCGGCCAGGCGCCGTTCGCGGCTGGCCTGGGCCAGGCATCGTCGATCGGCGCAGTGGCGGCGCCGCCCAGTTGGGTCGGACCGGCGGCGTCGGGCACCGGCGCGGGCGTGCTGCAGGGCGCGGGCTGGACCGCTGCCGCACCGGAAGCCGGCCGGGTCACGGCCCTTCCCGGGGCGCCGGCGCTGGCCTCGGGCACACGCACCCGCGCGGGCTTCGGCGCGCCGCGCTATGGCATCAAGCCCATCGTCATGCCAAAACCCGCGGCCGTCTAA